The following proteins come from a genomic window of Achromobacter deleyi:
- a CDS encoding ABC transporter ATP-binding protein, which yields MTETLLAVQGLSVEFGARAQPYRAVKSLDFTIGRGETVALVGESGSGKSVTALSILRLIERAGGRIAGGSARFVPRDGREVDLFGLEESALRRIRGNEISMIFQEPMTSLNPVMTVGDQLAEVYLLHQDIPRQEAWRRAQEMLVAVKMSEPERRMTQYPGDLSGGMRQRVMIAMALACRPQLLIADEPTTALDVTVQAEIIDLIRDLQREVGMAVLFITHDMGVVAEIADRVVVMRHGDKIEESATATLFEAPAQPYTRDLLAAVPRLGDGSPDEAVVQDRPPVLEVSGLAKRFPVKAGAFGKVVANVHAVEGVSFDLRAGETLALVGESGSGKSTTGRLLMKLVQPSAGSIRLAGQDVTHMTPEQMRAMRRHIQMIFQDPYASLNPRLHAWDLVSEPLKVHGGHTREQRRERAAQLLERVSLPREFLDRYAHQFSGGQRQRLCIARALSVNPKIIVADEPVSALDVSVQARVIELMKELQAEMGLSYLFISHDIAVVEKVSHRVAVMYMGQIVEIGPTQEVLHRPRHAYTQRLLSAVPVPDPARRHQRSVRAARDIPSPIRKVGDDPVVTQLVQVAAGHYVQQAA from the coding sequence ATGACCGAGACCTTACTGGCGGTGCAGGGCCTGAGCGTCGAGTTCGGCGCCCGCGCCCAGCCGTATCGGGCGGTGAAGTCGCTGGACTTCACCATCGGCCGCGGCGAAACGGTGGCGCTGGTGGGCGAGTCCGGCTCCGGCAAATCGGTGACGGCGCTGTCGATCCTGCGCCTGATCGAGCGCGCCGGCGGCCGCATCGCCGGCGGCAGCGCCCGCTTCGTGCCGCGCGACGGCCGCGAGGTGGACCTGTTCGGGCTGGAGGAATCGGCCCTGCGGCGCATCCGCGGCAACGAGATCTCGATGATCTTCCAGGAACCGATGACCTCGCTCAACCCGGTGATGACGGTGGGCGACCAGCTGGCCGAAGTCTATCTGCTGCACCAGGACATCCCGCGCCAGGAGGCCTGGCGGCGCGCGCAGGAAATGCTGGTGGCGGTGAAGATGTCCGAACCCGAACGCCGCATGACGCAGTATCCGGGCGACCTGTCCGGCGGCATGCGCCAGCGCGTGATGATCGCGATGGCGCTGGCCTGCCGGCCGCAGCTGCTGATCGCCGACGAACCGACCACCGCGCTCGACGTCACGGTGCAGGCCGAGATCATCGACCTGATCCGCGACCTGCAGCGCGAGGTCGGCATGGCCGTGCTGTTCATCACGCACGACATGGGCGTGGTGGCCGAGATCGCCGACCGCGTGGTGGTGATGCGGCACGGCGACAAGATCGAGGAAAGCGCCACCGCGACGCTGTTCGAGGCGCCCGCGCAACCCTACACCCGCGACCTGCTGGCCGCGGTGCCGCGGCTGGGCGACGGCTCCCCCGACGAAGCCGTGGTGCAAGACCGCCCGCCCGTGCTGGAAGTGTCGGGCCTGGCCAAGCGCTTCCCGGTCAAGGCCGGCGCGTTCGGCAAGGTGGTGGCCAACGTGCACGCGGTCGAGGGCGTATCGTTCGACCTGCGCGCCGGCGAGACGCTGGCCCTGGTGGGCGAGTCCGGCTCGGGCAAGTCGACCACCGGACGCCTGCTGATGAAGCTGGTGCAGCCGAGCGCAGGCTCGATCCGCCTGGCCGGCCAGGACGTCACCCACATGACGCCCGAGCAGATGCGGGCGATGCGGCGCCACATCCAGATGATCTTCCAGGATCCCTATGCGTCGCTCAACCCGCGCCTGCACGCCTGGGACCTGGTCAGCGAACCGCTCAAGGTGCATGGCGGCCACACCCGCGAGCAGCGCCGCGAGCGCGCCGCCCAGTTGCTGGAACGGGTCAGCCTGCCGCGCGAGTTCCTGGACCGCTACGCGCACCAGTTCTCGGGCGGCCAGCGCCAGCGCCTGTGCATCGCCCGCGCGCTGAGCGTCAATCCCAAGATCATCGTGGCCGACGAACCGGTGTCGGCGCTGGACGTGTCGGTGCAGGCGCGCGTCATCGAGCTGATGAAGGAACTGCAGGCCGAGATGGGCCTGTCGTACCTGTTCATCTCGCACGACATCGCGGTGGTGGAAAAGGTCAGCCATCGCGTAGCGGTGATGTACATGGGCCAGATCGTCGAGATCGGCCCCACCCAGGAAGTGCTGCACCGGCCGCGCCATGCCTACACGCAGCGCCTGCTGTCGGCGGTGCCGGTGCCGGACCCCGCCCGCCGCCACCAGCGCAGCGTGCGCGCGGCGCGCGACATTCCCAGCCCGATCCGCAAGGTGGGCGACGACCCGGTCGTGACGCAACTGGTGCAGGTGGCCGCCGGCCACTACGTGCAGCAGGCGGCATAA
- a CDS encoding amidohydrolase family protein, with the protein MSDTNQASITHFKNLATLVAWDEALGSHVYIENADLVMRGDTVIHAGTGYAGPADRVVAGNGLMAMPGLVNVHSHPSSEPGNRGLLEELGSDKLGQSSLYEYMPVFRSGIETAQYSNQVAMAEMLLSGVTTFVDMSLPRPGWADVVAAAGIRGVLGPMFRSAAWRTTDGHSVEYTWDEAAAQKSFEAALAVADSAINHPSGRLGAMLCPSQVDTCSPELLREAQQAARRLGIPMQIHAAQSVVEFSEMTRRHGRTPIEWLDDQGLLDGDLIIGHGIFLNDHRALYWPHADDFGLLQRSGAHVAHCPTVFVRRGIALSFLGRYLRAGINVGIGTDTFPHNMLDEMRLACYVARLQAGHFRAASTEEVFNAATINGARMLGRDDIGRIAVGGKADFSLVDLSHPYMRPGREPLRSLIYSAGDRAIRDVYVDGAQVVKDGKLLTIDIERAMQEVERAQAQTIATVAQRDYAGRDIDAMSPRVFPSRA; encoded by the coding sequence GTGAGCGACACCAATCAAGCCAGCATCACCCATTTCAAGAACCTTGCCACCCTGGTGGCCTGGGACGAGGCGCTGGGCTCGCACGTCTATATCGAGAACGCCGACCTGGTGATGCGCGGCGACACCGTGATCCACGCCGGCACGGGCTACGCCGGGCCGGCCGACCGGGTCGTGGCCGGCAACGGCCTGATGGCGATGCCGGGCCTGGTGAACGTCCACAGCCACCCCTCTTCCGAGCCCGGCAACCGCGGCCTGCTGGAAGAGCTGGGCAGCGACAAGCTGGGCCAGAGTTCCCTGTACGAATACATGCCGGTGTTCCGCTCGGGCATCGAGACGGCGCAGTATTCCAACCAGGTGGCGATGGCCGAGATGCTGCTGAGCGGCGTGACCACCTTCGTCGACATGTCGCTGCCGCGCCCCGGCTGGGCCGACGTGGTGGCGGCGGCCGGCATCCGCGGAGTGCTGGGCCCGATGTTCCGCTCGGCCGCCTGGCGCACAACGGACGGCCATTCGGTCGAATACACCTGGGACGAGGCGGCGGCGCAGAAGTCGTTCGAGGCCGCCCTGGCCGTGGCCGACAGCGCCATCAACCACCCCAGCGGCCGCCTGGGCGCCATGCTGTGCCCGTCGCAGGTCGACACCTGCTCGCCCGAACTGCTCAGGGAAGCGCAGCAAGCCGCGCGCCGCCTGGGCATCCCGATGCAGATCCACGCCGCGCAGAGCGTGGTCGAGTTCTCGGAGATGACGCGCCGCCATGGCCGCACGCCGATCGAATGGCTCGATGACCAGGGCCTGCTGGATGGCGACCTCATCATAGGCCACGGCATCTTCCTGAACGACCACCGCGCGCTGTACTGGCCGCATGCCGACGACTTCGGCCTGCTGCAACGCTCGGGCGCGCACGTGGCGCACTGTCCCACGGTGTTCGTGCGGCGCGGCATCGCGTTGAGCTTCCTGGGCCGCTACCTGCGCGCTGGCATCAACGTCGGCATCGGCACCGATACCTTCCCGCACAACATGCTCGATGAAATGCGGCTGGCCTGCTACGTGGCCCGCCTGCAGGCCGGCCACTTCCGCGCCGCCTCCACCGAGGAAGTGTTCAACGCCGCCACCATCAACGGCGCCCGCATGCTGGGCCGCGACGACATCGGCCGCATCGCGGTCGGCGGCAAGGCCGACTTCTCGCTGGTCGACCTGTCGCATCCGTACATGCGCCCCGGCCGCGAGCCGCTGCGCAGCCTGATCTACTCGGCCGGCGACCGCGCCATCCGCGACGTCTACGTGGACGGCGCCCAGGTGGTCAAGGACGGCAAGCTGCTGACCATCGACATCGAACGCGCCATGCAGGAAGTGGAACGCGCCCAGGCGCAGACCATCGCGACCGTGGCGCAGCGCGACTACGCCGGCCGCGACATCGACGCCATGTCACCGCGCGTCTTTCCCAGCCGCGCCTGA
- a CDS encoding ABC transporter substrate-binding protein codes for MKIIQGLALAPLALTCLLAAPAPALAQAEKTVLILRELDTDKYDPHRTTARGAAEVLFMAADTMVGLDYDMKTPVPALAKSWTVSPDGLTYTFNLRDDVTFCSGRKMTAKDVVASYTRWLDPETKGLERWRAGPVDSITAPDDVTVVYKLKKPYNELLQQMAHYMHSVINIEQVKALGQDYGVKAFDGTGPYCFQSWSPRNEVVLTRHAGYKWGPAIYKDPTPKVDKIIWKIVPEESTRLTALQSGQADLSRYLPQWAIKDLKADKRLFVSKADPFYWTFFLGFKIDKPMLTDVNVRRALNLAINRKALTEAITFGEAVPATSMLATSTPAGANDAYRYDPAAANKLLDEAGWKMGKDGYRYKDGQKLSLLHYGITGYWKDIMEAVQGDMKKVGADLRVQLFDSTSAWGKLATQEFDEFSMSFGYMSTGEALNSYFLSSSIPTPNRMNWKDADTDRWLAEGSEALDAKTGDAILSKALTKISDGVAWIPLYHDSLYLVGGPRLKPMRAHGIFGAAAYKGLDIELK; via the coding sequence ATGAAGATCATCCAGGGACTGGCCCTCGCGCCGCTGGCCTTGACCTGCCTGCTGGCCGCGCCCGCGCCGGCGCTGGCGCAGGCCGAGAAGACCGTCCTGATCCTGCGCGAGCTGGACACCGACAAGTACGACCCGCACCGCACCACCGCGCGCGGCGCGGCCGAGGTGCTGTTCATGGCCGCCGACACCATGGTGGGCCTGGACTACGACATGAAGACGCCGGTGCCGGCGCTGGCCAAGAGCTGGACCGTCTCGCCCGACGGCCTGACCTACACCTTCAACCTGCGCGACGACGTCACCTTCTGCAGCGGCCGCAAGATGACCGCCAAGGACGTGGTGGCCAGCTACACCCGCTGGCTGGACCCGGAAACCAAGGGCCTGGAGCGCTGGCGCGCCGGCCCGGTCGACAGCATCACCGCGCCGGACGACGTCACCGTGGTCTACAAGCTGAAGAAGCCCTACAACGAGCTGCTGCAGCAGATGGCGCACTACATGCACTCGGTCATCAACATCGAGCAGGTCAAGGCGCTGGGCCAGGACTACGGCGTCAAGGCCTTCGACGGCACCGGCCCGTACTGCTTCCAGAGCTGGTCGCCGCGCAATGAAGTGGTGCTGACCCGCCACGCCGGCTACAAATGGGGCCCGGCGATCTACAAGGACCCGACGCCCAAGGTCGACAAGATCATCTGGAAGATCGTGCCCGAGGAAAGCACCCGCCTGACCGCGCTGCAGAGCGGCCAGGCCGACCTGTCGCGCTACCTGCCGCAGTGGGCCATCAAGGACCTGAAGGCCGACAAGCGCCTGTTCGTCAGCAAGGCGGACCCGTTCTACTGGACCTTCTTCCTGGGCTTCAAGATCGACAAGCCGATGCTGACGGACGTGAACGTGCGCCGCGCCCTCAACCTGGCGATCAACCGCAAGGCGCTGACCGAGGCCATCACCTTCGGCGAAGCCGTGCCCGCCACCAGCATGCTGGCCACCAGCACGCCGGCCGGCGCCAACGACGCCTACCGCTACGACCCCGCCGCCGCCAACAAGCTGCTGGACGAGGCCGGCTGGAAGATGGGCAAGGACGGCTACCGCTACAAGGACGGCCAAAAGCTGTCGCTGCTGCACTACGGCATCACCGGCTACTGGAAGGACATCATGGAAGCCGTGCAGGGCGACATGAAGAAGGTCGGCGCGGACCTGCGCGTGCAGCTGTTCGATTCGACCTCGGCCTGGGGCAAGCTGGCCACGCAGGAATTCGATGAATTCAGCATGAGCTTCGGCTACATGAGCACGGGCGAGGCGCTCAACAGCTACTTCCTGTCCAGCAGCATCCCGACCCCGAACCGCATGAACTGGAAGGACGCCGACACCGACCGCTGGCTGGCCGAGGGCAGCGAGGCGCTGGACGCCAAGACCGGCGACGCCATCCTGTCCAAGGCGCTGACCAAGATCTCCGACGGCGTGGCGTGGATTCCGCTGTACCACGACTCGCTGTACCTGGTGGGCGGGCCGCGCCTGAAGCCGATGCGCGCGCACGGCATCTTCGGCGCCGCCGCCTACAAGGGCCTGGACATCGAGTTGAAGTAA
- a CDS encoding ABC transporter permease, translated as MSAGTTSSMGGLPPQAMATPLARIASRLRRDPILLLSLLAVIAIVLVALFAPWLAPHDPYSTNMAIARKAPGWTSADGISYLLGTDVQGRDILSRVIYGIRATLMLSVLAVIGGSGLGALLGILAAYYRPLEGVIMRVVDVLLSFPAILFGLSLSALMGPGTTSMVLALGISAIPGMARIARGSAMVVMKQEYMEAGHAMGFGNFYLITRYLLPNCSSMLMIYATLQLGHTILLGSVLSFLGLGPQPPFAELGSMAADGRKFLQIFPHISTIPTMTIFFIVLAFNLLGDSLRDALDPKLRF; from the coding sequence ATGAGCGCAGGCACCACTTCCTCGATGGGCGGGCTGCCGCCCCAGGCCATGGCCACGCCGCTGGCGCGCATCGCGTCGCGCCTGCGCCGCGATCCGATCCTGCTGCTGTCGCTGCTGGCGGTGATCGCGATCGTGCTGGTGGCGCTGTTCGCGCCCTGGCTGGCGCCGCACGATCCGTATTCCACCAACATGGCCATCGCCCGCAAGGCGCCGGGCTGGACCTCGGCCGATGGCATCAGCTACCTGCTGGGCACCGACGTGCAGGGCCGCGACATCCTGTCGCGCGTGATCTACGGCATCCGCGCCACGCTGATGCTGAGCGTGCTGGCGGTGATCGGCGGCTCGGGCCTGGGCGCCCTGCTCGGCATCCTGGCCGCCTACTACCGCCCGCTGGAAGGCGTCATCATGCGCGTGGTCGACGTGCTGCTGTCGTTCCCGGCGATCCTGTTCGGCCTGAGCCTGTCGGCGCTGATGGGCCCGGGCACCACCAGCATGGTGCTGGCGCTGGGGATTTCGGCGATTCCCGGCATGGCGCGCATCGCACGCGGCTCGGCCATGGTGGTGATGAAGCAGGAATACATGGAAGCCGGCCACGCCATGGGCTTCGGCAACTTCTACCTGATCACGCGCTACCTGCTGCCGAACTGCTCGTCGATGCTGATGATCTACGCCACCCTGCAGCTGGGCCACACCATCCTGCTGGGCTCGGTGCTGTCGTTCCTGGGCCTGGGGCCGCAGCCGCCCTTCGCCGAACTGGGCAGCATGGCCGCCGACGGCCGCAAGTTCCTGCAGATCTTCCCGCACATCTCGACCATTCCCACGATGACCATCTTCTTCATCGTGCTTGCCTTCAACCTGCTGGGCGACAGCCTGCGCGACGCGCTCGATCCCAAGCTGCGGTTCTGA
- a CDS encoding ABC transporter permease, whose protein sequence is MIRQILNRFTISLPVLLGVVVVCFVLLQVAPADPAAVIAGPTATAEELAQVRQELGLDKSIVQQLSLYVWRLLHLDLGRSMISNVPVIDEIGSTIGATAELMLASVVWSIPLAILLGTLAAYRRGKLTDRFVMTLSVVGVSLPVFWVGLLLVQHIGGAGILPYIGRNGPIWTLAGLQSLALPALTLGSVLIGPVARITRTAVIETLSGDYVRTARAKGAGEGRVLLRHALRNALLPIVTLVGLQVGNLLGGAVVTEQIYSWPGVGRMAVGAIFAGDFPLAQGAILVTALGFILINLIVDLLYGYLDPRGNKS, encoded by the coding sequence ATGATCCGCCAGATCCTCAACCGCTTCACGATCTCGCTGCCCGTCCTGCTGGGCGTGGTGGTGGTGTGCTTCGTGCTCCTGCAGGTCGCGCCGGCGGACCCTGCCGCCGTGATCGCCGGCCCCACCGCCACCGCCGAGGAACTGGCGCAGGTGCGCCAGGAACTGGGCCTGGACAAGTCGATCGTCCAGCAGCTGTCCCTGTACGTGTGGCGCCTGCTGCACCTGGACCTGGGCCGTTCGATGATCTCCAACGTGCCGGTCATCGACGAGATCGGCAGCACCATCGGCGCGACGGCCGAGCTGATGCTGGCCAGCGTGGTCTGGTCGATCCCGCTGGCGATCCTGCTGGGCACGCTGGCGGCCTACCGCCGCGGCAAGCTGACCGACCGCTTCGTCATGACGCTGTCGGTCGTGGGCGTGTCGTTGCCGGTGTTCTGGGTCGGCCTGCTGCTGGTGCAGCACATCGGCGGCGCCGGCATCCTGCCGTACATCGGCCGCAACGGCCCGATCTGGACCCTGGCCGGCCTGCAATCGCTGGCGTTGCCCGCGCTGACGCTGGGATCGGTGCTGATCGGACCGGTGGCGCGCATCACCCGCACCGCCGTGATCGAGACCCTCAGCGGCGACTATGTGCGCACCGCGCGCGCCAAGGGCGCCGGCGAAGGCCGCGTGCTGCTGCGCCACGCCCTGCGCAACGCGCTGCTGCCGATCGTGACGCTGGTGGGCCTGCAGGTGGGCAACCTGCTGGGCGGCGCGGTGGTCACCGAGCAGATCTATTCCTGGCCGGGCGTGGGCCGCATGGCGGTCGGCGCCATCTTCGCCGGCGACTTCCCGCTGGCCCAGGGCGCGATCCTGGTGACCGCGCTGGGCTTCATCCTCATCAACCTGATCGTGGATCTGCTCTACGGCTACCTGGATCCGCGAGGCAACAAATCATGA